The region TGTTGGTCCATAGGTTTGGGCGTAGGCTTGGCGGTTCATTCTGTAGGGCATATTTTTATCCTTTTTTGTATCACGCAGAGGCGCAGAGGCGCAGAGAGAAGTTTAGAGTTTTCCGTTTATTTTGTTGTTGAATCCGTAGATTTGGCGGCTACCGACTAGGGGAATAAGGGTGATTTCTTTTTCGTCTCCTGGTTCAAATCTGACTGCTGTTCCTGCGGGAATATCTAATCTCATTCCTCGCGCTTTTTCTCTGTCAAAATCTAGGGCGTTGTTGACTTCGTAAAAGTGAAAGTGTGAACCAACTTGAATTGGTCTGTCTCCGGTGTTTGCTACTATTAATTGGGTGGTGGGACGATTTGCATTGAGTTCGATTTCACCAAGTGGTGTGATTATTTCGCCTGGTATCATAATTGTATTTCTCCTAATTTAAAGATTTTCTAAAAATTGTACAAAGGGTTGGAAAGCTTGTGGACATCTTGCTGCTATATCTTGATATCTTGCACTTCCTAATATTCTTGGCGCATCTATAGATTCTTTATAACGTTTACCATAGTTTTTGAATATCTCCTCTACTATTCTTTTAGGTGGAACGTCATGATTTTGATCTTCAACAGGTATTGTCCATGTTTTTGGTATGGTATTAATGCCAAGTATACTTGATAATTCACTTTCAGCAGCTAAAATTAATGCTTCTAAATCATGTTTAAAGCAGAAAATTTTAAAGCGTTCTTTTAACCGATGATCATTAATTCCTTTGTTGTGTAATGCTTGTTCAAAATTATTAAAAATTCCTTGTGCTAATTCTGCCACTGTTTCATGAGGAAAACCTTTATTTTTAGGATATAAATCTGGTATAATTACTACAGTCGAATTTTGCTGATTTTTAAGAATATTAATTGCTCTAATTGGAGTTTGAGTTAATAAATCTTTTTTAGCATCTCCACCTCTACTATTATCATTGCCTTTAACCGCAAAAAATTCAATACTGATACCCTGGTTTAGTTTCTCTTCAATTAATTGTGCTAGTAATGCTTCCATTGCTGATTTATCAGATGTCCCCTCAACATAAACTAAAATTCTCATGTAAGTCTCTCTAGTCATGGAAGTCTCTCTAGTTCATCGCTACGGTGTAATTGTTCTAATTCATCTGAACCAAAATCATTAAGCATATCAATTAAAACTGGAGAATTTCCAGGTTTAATAAATTTTGCTTCTCCTGTTTCTTTTCTGAGTACAGCAATTTGAGAAATATCAAACTGAGTCAGAAAGTAAGAAGAGTGAGTCGCTAATAAAATTTGTGTCCGTTCAGATGCTTTTTCAAATAAACCAGCTAGAACCGGAAGTGTACGGGGATGTACACCTTGATCTGGTTCATCAATACAAATTAAAGATGGTGGATTTGGTTGTACACATAAACAAATCCAACAAATTAACCGTAAAATTCCATCTGATAAGTCAGCTAAACTTAATTCTTGATTAACTCCTGATTCTTGCCAAAAAGCGATGACTTCTCCAGGTCCACCACGTGCTTTTACTGTTAAACCTTTAAACCCAGGAATGACAGAACGTAAATGTTGTTGTAGTTCATCAAATGCTGTTCTATGTTCAGTCATTAAAGAAAAGAGAACCGAACTTAAATTACCTGCATCTTCATGTAAAATAGGTTCTTGTTCCAGGGGAACTGATTTACGAATTTTATCATTTGCTATGTTGAAGGAACTATAAAATCTCCAATCACGAATATATTCACGTAAGTTATATAATGCTTCTAGTGATGGATTTGTCATTGCACTCAAGGTTAGTTGATTATGACGTTTTAAAGCAATATCTTGTTGTATGGCTGGTTTGATTTTGACTTGTGTAAATCCTGTTTCTCCAGGTTCTCGAATCACACCTTTATTACCTCGAATATCCATATATATGTATGGATTAGGGTATATATCACTAAAAGGTTGAGATGATTCTACCCGTTCATAGGAAACTTGAGTTCGACCAACCGGACCCATCAGTTCCCCTAAATATCTAATACCAACTGGACGACCTGTATCAATTTCAATATTCCATTGGAATTTTTCTGGTCCTGGAATATGAAAAATCTGTTGACCAATAGAACCAGGAACTATTTCAGGAGGTATATCTTGATAAAGACTATCTCGCAAAAATTTGAGAAATTCAAACAAACTTGATTTACCAGCACCATTAGCACCAACAATAATTTCTAGCGGTTCTAACTGTGCTGCAAAATTCCTGAAAGGTCGATAACCTTGAATATTGATGGATTTTAATCTCATATTATTTGTTAATTGGTAATTTTTCTGTTCTTACTCCTTTTATACTATCTAATAGGATTATGCACAGTTACTAACTTAGTTCCATCAGGAAAAGTTGCTTCTACCTGCACTTCATCAATCATTTCAGGAATACCTTCCATGACATCATCACAATTTAATAGGGTTGTACCATAACTCATTAATTCTGCCACCGTTTGTCCATCTCTTGCACCTTCCAAAATCGCAGCAGAAATAAAAGCAACTGCTTCTGGATAATTTAATTTCAAACCTCTATTTTTTCTTCTTTCTGCTACCAAAGCCGCAGTAAATATTAATAACTTGTCCTTTTCTTGCGGTGTAAGTTGCATTCTTATCTCCTCTGTGTACTCTGCGTCTCTGCGATTCGTTTAAATTTGCCAGACTCTAGGTATACAATTACCACGATTTAACAACGATAC is a window of Anabaena sphaerica FACHB-251 DNA encoding:
- a CDS encoding urease subunit beta, producing the protein MIPGEIITPLGEIELNANRPTTQLIVANTGDRPIQVGSHFHFYEVNNALDFDREKARGMRLDIPAGTAVRFEPGDEKEITLIPLVGSRQIYGFNNKINGKL
- a CDS encoding DUF4276 family protein — encoded protein: MTRETYMRILVYVEGTSDKSAMEALLAQLIEEKLNQGISIEFFAVKGNDNSRGGDAKKDLLTQTPIRAINILKNQQNSTVVIIPDLYPKNKGFPHETVAELAQGIFNNFEQALHNKGINDHRLKERFKIFCFKHDLEALILAAESELSSILGINTIPKTWTIPVEDQNHDVPPKRIVEEIFKNYGKRYKESIDAPRILGSARYQDIAARCPQAFQPFVQFLENL
- a CDS encoding AAA family ATPase; translation: MRLKSINIQGYRPFRNFAAQLEPLEIIVGANGAGKSSLFEFLKFLRDSLYQDIPPEIVPGSIGQQIFHIPGPEKFQWNIEIDTGRPVGIRYLGELMGPVGRTQVSYERVESSQPFSDIYPNPYIYMDIRGNKGVIREPGETGFTQVKIKPAIQQDIALKRHNQLTLSAMTNPSLEALYNLREYIRDWRFYSSFNIANDKIRKSVPLEQEPILHEDAGNLSSVLFSLMTEHRTAFDELQQHLRSVIPGFKGLTVKARGGPGEVIAFWQESGVNQELSLADLSDGILRLICWICLCVQPNPPSLICIDEPDQGVHPRTLPVLAGLFEKASERTQILLATHSSYFLTQFDISQIAVLRKETGEAKFIKPGNSPVLIDMLNDFGSDELEQLHRSDELERLP
- the ureA gene encoding urease subunit gamma, whose translation is MQLTPQEKDKLLIFTAALVAERRKNRGLKLNYPEAVAFISAAILEGARDGQTVAELMSYGTTLLNCDDVMEGIPEMIDEVQVEATFPDGTKLVTVHNPIR